The genomic window ACGCTTCCGGTATCGTTCCGGGCGGCTCGACGGCTGCCGTGCTCGAAGGTCAGCTCCTGGCCTCGTTCACTGGCGGCGCATTAGAGGACGGCGTTTCTGATGCGGTCAAACAGCCGGAAGCGCAGCCCCCGGCCGAGGCAGAGCCCCGCGGGAAGTTCACCGTGCAGGTAGCGTCCTACAGGGAAAAGCAGGACGCCTATGTACTGGCGGACCGGCTGACCCGGAAGGGGTATCAGGCTTTCGTTTCGGAAGCGAATCTCCCCGGAAAAGGCAAATGGTACAGGGTCAGGGTAGGCCGGTTCGGAACGCGGAAGGAGGCTTCTTCGTTCGGTGAAAGCTTGAAAAGGAATGAGAGCTTTATAAAATCAGTCTACGTAGCCGAGGACGAGTGACCCCGGTTTTATTACTGGGTGCTCTCCCGAAACATCTCTCCTTCTTGCCTGAAAAAGCCAAAACGGATATTGTTATTCCCGGATTTGCCGTATTATTTTAATTCTGGAACGGAGCATTATGACTCATCCCGAAGAAATAACGGAACGGTCTAAAAACAAAAGAAGACCTGAATCGACGACGCTTCTCGGAAGCGGGATCAAGACGTGGTGGCTCCTGCTGATGCTGCCTATCGAGGATTACCTCCTCAAGATCAGGGTACATCCGAACGTCCTTACTGTTTCCACGCTCGTAGTCGCCGTTATCACCGGTCTCTTCTATCATTATGGATGGATCTTTGCGGGGGGCATACTCGTGCTAGCCGGATCGACCTTCGACATATTCGACGGGCGCGTCGCCAGGGCCCAGGGTCTAAGCAGCCAGCACGGTGCCTTCTTCGATTCCTGCCTCGACAGGTTCTCGGAGGCCTTCATATACCTGGGACTGCTCAGCTTCTTCAGGGACTCGATTTTTTCGTACGTCGTTTTCCTCATACTCGTTTCGACTACCATGGTGAGCTATACGCGCGCGAGGGCGGAGGGTCTCGGCGTGAAATGC from Thermodesulfobacteriota bacterium includes these protein-coding regions:
- a CDS encoding CDP-alcohol phosphatidyltransferase family protein; translated protein: MTHPEEITERSKNKRRPESTTLLGSGIKTWWLLLMLPIEDYLLKIRVHPNVLTVSTLVVAVITGLFYHYGWIFAGGILVLAGSTFDIFDGRVARAQGLSSQHGAFFDSCLDRFSEAFIYLGLLSFFRDSIFSYVVFLILVSTTMVSYTRARAEGLGVKCEVGVMQRAERVVYLGVLSVFNFLGNIVAGAFGFGPDDYLLKLALILMLVFSSYTAVQRMFHVMTELRKREEQKKIEPETVP